One stretch of Williamwhitmania taraxaci DNA includes these proteins:
- a CDS encoding DUF5018 domain-containing protein: MRKLLLNAQLLLLFGVLLSSNAIAQIVTFDFAGKTGSELSVASNYNDAKLTPSTITRGSGITAGNNADRFNSTGWAATSTIDLTDYVEFTITPAARKKFTISEVVLQHQRSATGPKTFVIRTNLDNYATNACTEVVIADVTSTLSSIFTLNLPSQNQPVIIRLYGYNAEGTTGLGSWGPEGPNDDIIVNGTTDIDVLNTETDITSFSIPQQTSPATINPTNHTVNIEVAYGTSVTALVPTIGVSDGATISPNSATAQNFSTPATYNVTAEDGVTKQPWTITVSVSTVEPGPAITSLTPTNKEVGVATNTALSITFNTGIQTKSGFIRIYKAVNDQEIAAVNVANTTIKGTVAEVILTTALEINYSYYIKVDQGAFSNLNGVNFEGIASDIRWQFTTKQVSSDATISSKIYTVNGTAGTITNVPENTTIDAFRSNLTPALNATFEVYNNARAAIATDLNTGYTVVVTAQDGTTKKTYTIALITGIKSNESVLVSAYPNPFSSTFTITAGRIINNVSISNLLGQKVLDQTVNQLEKPIYMLDVPMGVYIVTVNLDNGTSTKLRMVKR; this comes from the coding sequence ATGCGGAAACTTTTACTCAACGCGCAACTTTTACTACTGTTTGGTGTGCTTCTTAGCAGCAACGCAATAGCACAGATTGTGACTTTCGATTTTGCAGGTAAAACAGGTAGCGAACTGTCGGTTGCTTCGAACTACAACGATGCAAAACTGACTCCGTCCACCATTACAAGAGGCTCTGGCATAACGGCCGGGAACAATGCTGATCGTTTCAACTCTACCGGATGGGCTGCAACTTCGACCATTGATCTTACCGACTACGTTGAATTTACAATCACCCCAGCAGCCCGAAAAAAGTTTACCATCAGTGAAGTTGTGTTACAACACCAACGTTCCGCAACAGGCCCAAAAACCTTTGTGATTCGCACTAACCTCGACAACTATGCCACCAACGCCTGCACCGAGGTTGTCATTGCCGATGTTACCTCTACCCTAAGTTCCATCTTCACACTAAATCTGCCTTCACAAAACCAACCAGTCATCATAAGACTATACGGATATAATGCGGAAGGAACAACTGGGTTAGGATCATGGGGGCCTGAAGGGCCCAATGACGATATTATAGTAAATGGCACGACAGATATTGATGTGCTGAACACCGAAACAGACATTACCAGCTTTTCTATTCCTCAACAGACCAGTCCGGCAACCATAAATCCAACAAACCATACCGTAAACATTGAAGTGGCCTACGGAACTTCAGTTACCGCACTGGTGCCAACAATTGGAGTTTCCGATGGGGCAACAATTTCGCCAAATAGTGCAACTGCACAGAACTTTTCTACTCCGGCTACCTACAACGTAACTGCCGAAGATGGAGTAACCAAGCAGCCATGGACAATTACTGTTTCGGTTTCAACTGTTGAACCCGGACCAGCAATTACTTCCCTAACACCAACAAACAAAGAAGTTGGCGTGGCCACGAATACTGCTTTAAGCATCACATTTAACACGGGCATTCAAACGAAGAGCGGCTTTATAAGAATATACAAGGCCGTAAACGATCAAGAAATAGCCGCAGTTAATGTAGCCAATACCACTATAAAGGGGACAGTAGCCGAAGTCATTCTTACTACGGCCCTCGAAATAAATTACTCCTACTATATAAAGGTAGATCAAGGAGCGTTTTCGAACCTAAATGGTGTAAATTTTGAAGGCATAGCAAGCGATATAAGGTGGCAATTCACAACAAAACAAGTAAGTAGCGATGCAACCATATCATCTAAAATATACACAGTTAATGGAACGGCGGGAACTATTACCAACGTACCCGAAAACACAACCATAGATGCATTCAGGAGCAACTTAACGCCTGCCCTAAATGCCACCTTTGAAGTATACAACAATGCAAGGGCAGCAATTGCAACCGACCTGAATACCGGATATACAGTTGTGGTAACGGCTCAAGATGGAACAACAAAAAAGACTTATACTATTGCACTCATAACAGGTATAAAGTCCAACGAAAGTGTTTTGGTAAGCGCCTACCCCAACCCATTCAGTAGCACCTTTACAATTACCGCAGGAAGGATTATAAACAACGTCTCTATCTCGAATTTGCTTGGCCAAAAGGTATTAGACCAGACAGTCAATCAATTGGAGAAACCTATTTATATGTTAGATGTTCCAATGGGAGTATATATAGTAACCGTTAATCTTGATAATGGAACCAGCACCAAGTTGCGTATGGTAAAAAGATAG
- a CDS encoding BamA/TamA family outer membrane protein has protein sequence MISTIQRTQLFSKTSIIIRYCTIGRVVFLSILLGLLIGTNNLNAQSGYPIRIINAETNEIYKNIILPSFDSLAIAQTIQRVVISLWAKGYAEAGIDSATIDSTQAKFSLHKGTRFKTAKFKIVAPSKVLQNLPFYIKVHNVGLLSLTSATDALLNSTENQGYPFATFTLDSVAVDGNKITGLLRLIPGTFVVFDTLIIKGQFRANRSYLNYLLGIKKDEVYRERLVKQVSSTITRLGYLAEQRPAEPEFIPRKARIYIYLRQRKANQVSALIGLAGKENGGMTFKGDADLKLINTLNLSEKIELHWRKLEANEQKFDASVTFPWLGIGGLGSSAGIAIYRRDTTLLVVNPTLALNWSIPGGHTIQAFVNIRKVATNGRITLPGYGTSNATLYGLGYNFEKTKGTLFPIAEMKMATKVSVGSRSADYPTENQTVLSRKSTAFGLNFHASLYRSLVGPFGLYAGYTGAAIGAFGGNGYNQLFYNELLQVGGYGSLRGFNEEFFWISSYHVGTAEARFYFESESFAFLFVDKGYLERNYIGGFQTFSPTGIGVGTQLEMGNGLFRLAYALGSTNGATPKFKEAKIHFGFTARF, from the coding sequence ATGATTTCGACAATACAAAGAACCCAGTTATTCTCTAAAACCAGCATTATAATTAGGTATTGCACAATTGGAAGAGTTGTCTTTTTATCTATTTTACTCGGACTGCTCATTGGCACCAATAACCTCAACGCTCAAAGCGGATACCCCATTCGCATCATAAATGCTGAGACCAACGAGATTTACAAAAATATAATCCTTCCATCCTTCGATTCTCTTGCCATTGCTCAAACAATCCAACGGGTAGTAATTAGCCTATGGGCAAAAGGTTATGCCGAAGCAGGGATCGACTCTGCGACCATAGATTCCACACAAGCAAAGTTTTCCCTTCATAAAGGAACCCGTTTCAAAACTGCTAAGTTTAAAATTGTAGCTCCTTCCAAAGTGCTCCAAAATCTTCCCTTTTATATAAAGGTACACAACGTTGGTTTGCTATCCCTAACCTCCGCCACTGATGCGCTACTCAATAGCACCGAAAACCAAGGATACCCATTTGCAACCTTTACGCTCGATTCGGTAGCCGTCGACGGCAATAAAATAACAGGACTGCTCCGCCTGATTCCCGGCACTTTCGTAGTCTTCGACACCCTAATCATAAAGGGACAGTTTAGGGCGAACCGCTCATACCTCAACTATCTTCTGGGTATTAAAAAAGATGAAGTATACCGCGAACGATTGGTGAAACAAGTGAGTTCCACCATTACCAGATTGGGATATCTCGCCGAGCAACGCCCTGCCGAGCCTGAATTTATTCCAAGAAAAGCACGCATCTACATTTATCTCCGTCAGCGAAAAGCCAACCAGGTAAGCGCACTCATTGGCCTAGCAGGCAAAGAGAATGGCGGCATGACATTTAAAGGCGATGCCGACCTAAAGCTAATCAATACGCTTAACCTTAGTGAGAAAATCGAACTTCACTGGCGAAAGTTGGAGGCGAATGAGCAAAAATTCGACGCCTCAGTAACCTTTCCTTGGCTTGGAATTGGCGGTTTAGGAAGTTCTGCGGGTATAGCCATTTATCGCCGCGACACTACGCTACTGGTGGTCAATCCAACGCTAGCACTCAACTGGAGCATACCCGGGGGCCACACAATACAAGCCTTCGTCAATATCCGAAAAGTTGCCACCAATGGGCGAATAACCCTACCCGGATATGGCACAAGCAACGCAACCCTTTACGGACTCGGCTACAACTTTGAAAAAACAAAAGGCACCCTTTTTCCCATTGCTGAGATGAAGATGGCCACCAAGGTAAGCGTGGGTAGCCGCAGCGCCGACTACCCCACCGAGAACCAAACTGTCCTATCCCGCAAGTCAACCGCTTTTGGATTAAACTTTCACGCCAGTCTTTACCGGAGTTTAGTCGGCCCGTTTGGCTTATATGCTGGATACACGGGGGCGGCAATCGGTGCTTTTGGTGGAAATGGGTATAATCAACTTTTCTACAACGAACTTCTCCAGGTGGGCGGCTACGGCTCATTACGCGGATTCAACGAAGAATTCTTTTGGATATCGTCCTACCACGTAGGCACTGCCGAAGCCCGTTTTTACTTCGAAAGCGAGTCGTTTGCATTCCTTTTTGTGGATAAAGGGTATCTCGAGCGAAACTACATTGGAGGATTTCAAACCTTTTCGCCCACTGGCATTGGCGTTGGAACACAACTGGAGATGGGGAATGGACTTTTCCGGCTGGCCTACGCCCTTGGAAGCACCAACGGAGCTACGCCCAAATTTAAGGAGGCGAAGATACACTTCGGGTTTACTGCTCGGTTTTAA
- a CDS encoding RrF2 family transcriptional regulator, with the protein MISRKTRYALMALLRLAKEYGKGPIQIAEIAKGESIPQKFLESILNDCKKMGVVQSKMGKAGGYFLIKPPVDIDLATIYNHFEGPAAMLSCVSDKYYEPCEFGRNEEHCGICKTFKKIDAQTSAILKSTNLQSIIDEDQTGYYK; encoded by the coding sequence TTGATTTCAAGAAAAACACGGTACGCATTAATGGCACTACTCCGATTGGCTAAGGAGTATGGCAAAGGGCCTATTCAGATTGCCGAAATTGCCAAAGGTGAATCCATTCCCCAAAAATTTTTGGAGTCGATTCTCAACGACTGCAAAAAAATGGGCGTAGTGCAGAGCAAAATGGGTAAAGCCGGAGGCTATTTTCTGATAAAACCCCCTGTAGATATTGACTTGGCTACCATCTATAACCATTTTGAAGGCCCCGCCGCCATGCTTTCCTGCGTAAGCGACAAATACTATGAACCCTGCGAATTTGGTAGGAACGAGGAGCATTGCGGCATATGCAAAACATTCAAGAAAATAGATGCCCAAACCAGTGCCATTCTTAAATCGACCAACTTACAATCGATAATTGATGAGGACCAAACAGGATACTATAAATAA
- a CDS encoding NADPH-dependent oxidoreductase, with protein MKAIMNHRSIRKYKTNRIDDAILNEILLAGTRASNTGNMQVYSIVVTTDAEIKKQLAPCHFNQAMVTQAPVVLTFCADFNRFSKWCEQRKATPGYDNFLSFTTAAIDALLAAQNVCIAAEDKGLGICYLGTTTYTAAKIIEVLGLPKGVVPITTAVVGYPETIPELTDRLPLEAVVHREVYHDYSPDDINRLYAEKEAMPSTKQLLEENKKETLAQIFTDNRYTKKDNVAFSKAFLKVLHDQGFMNNEE; from the coding sequence ATGAAGGCAATAATGAACCATCGTTCCATACGTAAGTATAAGACCAACAGAATTGATGATGCTATATTGAATGAGATACTATTGGCAGGAACAAGAGCGTCTAACACTGGAAACATGCAGGTGTATAGCATTGTGGTAACCACCGATGCTGAGATTAAGAAGCAGTTGGCTCCCTGCCATTTCAATCAGGCAATGGTTACACAGGCGCCGGTTGTGCTAACTTTCTGTGCCGATTTTAATCGCTTTTCCAAGTGGTGCGAACAGCGCAAGGCTACTCCGGGGTATGACAACTTTCTATCGTTTACTACCGCTGCCATCGATGCCCTGCTTGCTGCACAAAATGTGTGCATTGCCGCTGAGGATAAAGGGTTAGGTATTTGCTATCTCGGCACAACTACCTATACGGCTGCTAAAATCATTGAGGTGCTGGGTCTGCCCAAGGGTGTAGTGCCAATTACCACAGCGGTGGTTGGGTATCCCGAAACGATTCCAGAACTCACAGATCGGTTACCGTTGGAGGCCGTTGTGCATCGTGAGGTTTACCACGACTATTCTCCCGACGATATCAATAGGCTCTATGCAGAGAAGGAGGCAATGCCATCCACCAAACAGCTGCTAGAGGAAAACAAAAAAGAGACATTGGCGCAAATCTTTACAGACAATCGCTATACCAAGAAGGATAATGTTGCCTTTTCAAAGGCGTTCCTTAAAGTATTGCACGATCAGGGATTTATGAATAATGAGGAGTAG
- a CDS encoding CBS domain-containing protein, whose translation MKQQLNSAIFIDLFTEIEQKLREICDDRYHAGFTELVRKARAFHPAIQRYANDLREFAELRNAITHTRRENFVIAEPHDDIIKEIRKIRNMLNNPPRLNSLPMNKPYYTTPTTPVMDMLKTFAEKGFVRCPVVDKDRVVCLITAKTLAKWLTETIVTNTNIEKALVSSLIPFTNIRDFAIVPANVDILTVYNMFKRSMKDGNYIQSILITENGSAASPLVGLFTPSDLPKIVELMDMD comes from the coding sequence ATGAAACAGCAATTGAATTCAGCCATATTCATCGATCTATTTACCGAGATTGAGCAAAAACTCAGGGAGATTTGCGACGATCGCTACCACGCAGGCTTTACCGAACTTGTGCGAAAAGCAAGGGCGTTTCATCCGGCGATACAGAGATACGCCAACGATTTAAGAGAATTTGCTGAACTCCGCAACGCCATAACCCATACCCGCCGCGAGAACTTTGTTATTGCTGAACCACATGACGATATTATAAAGGAAATTCGGAAAATTCGGAACATGCTGAATAACCCGCCGAGGTTAAACAGCCTGCCTATGAACAAACCATACTACACCACCCCCACTACCCCGGTAATGGATATGCTGAAGACATTTGCCGAAAAAGGATTTGTGCGCTGCCCTGTAGTAGATAAAGATCGGGTAGTTTGCCTGATAACGGCGAAAACGCTTGCAAAATGGCTAACCGAAACCATCGTTACCAATACAAATATCGAAAAGGCGCTTGTGTCAAGTTTAATCCCTTTTACAAATATTCGAGATTTTGCGATTGTCCCTGCCAACGTAGATATTCTGACTGTTTACAACATGTTTAAGCGGTCGATGAAAGATGGAAACTACATACAATCCATTCTAATAACCGAAAACGGGAGTGCCGCTAGCCCTCTTGTTGGCTTATTTACTCCCAGCGACCTGCCAAAGATAGTAGAGCTAATGGATATGGACTAA